The Antechinus flavipes isolate AdamAnt ecotype Samford, QLD, Australia chromosome 4, AdamAnt_v2, whole genome shotgun sequence genomic interval GACATGCAACTTTTTAGAATTATAATCATTTTAAGGGGAAAGTGTTACAGGAGCAACCTGCTAATGGCTGCTGGGTTTCTAATTCTGTCCAGCAGAATAGATGtgagaggataataataataccaggagactgaaaggcagttgcattctcCGACCTCTGTCCTCTTGCctcttgcctctgatttatttcatttccaattcacaagcaacatctgggtcagtaaaggctgatttgcaattccttcaagtgtgttatgattcacagctgggGAGGCTTTTGAGAACCAACCAGCCTCTTAATGGCATTGTCCCCTTTAACCCTTTACAGGCTTTCTGAGTTTTGCACTTAGATATAGTCCTTAATAGGAAAGAAATAGAAtcactcttctctctccttcaacCCCCATATCCAATTAGATACTGAATCTTGTTGATTCCACTTCCATTGTATTTCTTGCATCTAGTGCCTACTTTCTACTCAAATTACCTCTtgcctggactactgcaatataTCCCTAATcaacttccattttctttcttctccaatcaATCTTTCACACAACTTCCATGATAAGAATCATCATTCATTGGTTTATCCAAGTCACTCACCTGCTCAAATGTTTTCAGTAGCCCATGTCCTATTGACTCTGTTAATACAAACTATTCACAAGAACATTTAAAGCAtttcacaatctgactccaatcttcctttctagatttcttATATAGCACTACTTCATGCACTCTATGTTCTGGCCAAACAGAATTACTTGGCCTTCTATTCCCGTATCTATGTTTTCTCGCCTTTGTCCAGCCTGTTTCTTGTACTTAGAATGCTTCACTTTCTTTCTCCACTTCTGCCTCTAACAATCCTCAGCTTGCTTCAAGGCTCAGTTAAGATCCCACttccttcaagaagcctttcccaattgtTAGTGACCTCTCCTtcttcaaattatcttatatttactcACCTATTTAAATGTTGTATCCCACCAAGAGAATGCAAGTTTCTTGAGGGAAGAGATTGTTTGTCactatttcttttcatctctggTGCCTGTCACAGAGTTTTGTGCATAGTAAGAGCTTAAGATATTTACTGAATTAGATTTTGGCCCATCATTTTAACATgtcctttttttattaattaaccagttatgaaagaaagaaagaaagaaagaaagaaagaaagaaagaaagaaagaaagaaagaaagaaagaaagaaagaaagaaagaaagaaagaaagaaagaaagagagagagaagaaagaaagaaagaagaaagaaagaaagaaagaaagaaagaaagaaagaaagaaagaaagaaagaaagaaagaaagaaagaaagaaagaaagaaagaaagaaagaaagaaagaaagaaagaaagaaagaaaaaagaaagaaagaaagaaagaaaaagaaagaaagaaagaaagaaagaaagaaagaaagaaagaaagaaagaaagaaagaaagaaagaaagaaagaaagaaagaaggaaggaaggaaggaagaaagaaggaaggaaggaaggaaagaaagagagagagagaaagaaggaaagaaagagagagagaagaaagaaggaaagaaagagagagagagagaagggaaagagagagagaggaagaaagaagaaagaaagaagaaagaaagaaagaaagaaagaaagaaaagaaagaaagaagaaagaaagaaagaaggaaagaaagaaaagaaagaaaagaaagagaaagagaaagaaagaaggaaagagagagagaaagaagggagagaaagaaagagaaagagagaggaagaaagaaagaaagagagagagagagagaaaaagaagggagagaaagaaagaagaaagagagagagaaagaagggagagaaagaaagagaacgagagagaaagaaagaaaagaaagagagagaaaaagaagggagagaaagaaagagaaagagagaaagaaagaaagagagagagaaagaaagaaagagagagagaaagaaagagagagaaagaaagaaagagaaaaagagagaagaaagaaagagaagagaaagaaagaaaagaaagaaagaaagaaagaaagaaaaaagaaagaaagaaagaaagaaagaaagaaagacaaaggaaagaaagaaagaaaagaaagaaaaaagaaagaaagaaagaaagaaaagaaagaaagaaagaaagaaagaaagaaagaaagaaagaaaagaaagaaagaaagaaagaaagaaagaaagacaaaggaaagaaagaaagaaagatagacagacagacaaaggaaagaaagaaatagaaagaatctatatcaaaaaggaaatgaaattaggCTGTCCTTGTTGAAAACTATGTTGGCTTGGTGGTCAGTACTTCccttttgaaatgtttttaaacatttcatttgCAATGTATCTTAAAATATTGTTGAGAACTGAATTCACAGTTGCTGACTACACACTTCAAATTCAAtctctaaaaaaaatttcagcagtAGTATCTTCCTGTTCTTTCAACATCTACCCCAGGCTGTTATTCATTAGAATCCTgagaagcaaaattaaaataaagtcactttctttcctcattttcttccattctcatttttttccatccaCTTGCAGACAGTACTATTCTTTGATATTTCTCCTGCCCTGtcataagttttttaaaaattttaaacaactttttCTATTAGAACTTATTAAAGTCACAAATAATTCCAGACTTTAGTGCTTCTGACATTATTCTTTCAAGATTGTGCCACAGTTTTGTATTTAGGTTTCATTATCTGTTCTTGCTTTAGCTTCTGTACTTTTAAAAACTGATCTGGTTTATGACTTCCTTGTGAAGCCATGTTAAGTCTGTTAAAACAGCTCTATCTTTTATTCCTCATcagaatcatttctattttagccttcaaaaaattttttttctacattgaaAATGCTGCTCTCTAAATAACTAGCTCTGTAGCTATATTTgggatttttccccttcctttttcattttcagtttaatAACCTCTTGATCAAACTCCAGGCAAATATCTATTCCTGGTATTCTATCATCAAGAGTCCCATCATTCCTGTAATTTAATCCATATTATAGAAGTCTATCTTCTATTCTCAAATAACCATCttagtcaaattttcttttctcaaacttACTTTATATTCTGAAGTTCTAATAGTATTCATGGAAATAACACTTGTCTACCCAAAATGTTTAGTTTCTTACCCAGGGGTTCTTAAACTTTATATAACATATGATCCATCCCTTACCTACCCACTTACCCCCAAGACATTGGGCTCATATGAAACAGGTTCAATCCTGAGGGACTGACCCAAAAATggtcattttctctctttgactCACTAAACTCTGCCTTCAGTTTTACTCTGGGGAAATTTCCAAAATAAAGAATCCTAAATATACACAGCAGGATCTTGACCTCCTAAAATATACTCTATGTATATTGGGTGTGGGCAGCTTTTATTTTGTCCCCCACAGAAAGTGCTTCATGAGAGCCCAGAAATAAATCCAGAAATACATAAAACACTCAAGGAACTTATTAGAATACCCCTGAAAGAGAAATGTGCTTTGGGAATAAGATGCTAGAAAAGCTATCTTTTCCCATGGACCTATACTATTTGAATAAATCACAGCAATAGCAGGGTTGGTAAAATtcaaatctcttccttctcctttcccaccCACTCCTACTTCCACTTCTACCGCCACcattaccacacacacacacacaaagaaaaagacagagacagagaaagagagacagaaagactgagagacagagacagacagagacagagagagataaagagagggcaTTACTTTAGTCCTTTAATTATAGGGCAGTCTTCTATCAccaatattcttcctttttcaagATGCATGGTGTAGAGGCAGTCTTCCCCAGGAAACTGATACATCAGTATTCAAACTCGGAAACTTTGAATCTTGAGATTATCCATTTGGTAGCTCCCAAATCTAGTACCACCTAGGAAATCTCCCTTTTCTTGTTCAAAGTTTAGATTTGAGGATCACATTGCCAAGAGAGCTCAGACTTTTTCATTATTCACAGTAGAGGTTAGGTGTTCAAAAATAATATCCATGAACTTCTTTCTTAAATATAAACAGAATTACCTCTACCATTTATTAATCAGCTAGAGAACATAATTTGTTGAAAGCAATCTGAAATATCATAGTAAGAAAAGTTCTATGTGTCTTAGCTGCAAGTCAATATTAGCTGTtcttgagagaagagaagaaacagaaagaatggaagaaagaaaacaagcatgttaaatatagttatattttattttaacattatttttataaaatttcaaattccaaattctcttgctTGATCTAGTCCCCACCCTCTCTTTGAGAAgacacataatataataataattatacatgtgaagtggtataaaatatattttcctattagccttattgtaaaaaagaataaaaaaacattaagtgaaaaaatatgcttcaatgcACACTCAGAGTTCGTAAGTCCTATCATGTTGTTTACCTTCTCAATAAAtagatggggaagggaaagaatttgaaactcaaaaaaaaaaagttataaataaataaataaattttaaatttgatcaaACAATAATTCATCAGTGCTCTCTCTCTGgttgtaaataatatttttcatctgagtcatttggaattgtcttggatcattttattgaccAAAAGTTGACCATTTAACAATaaatcatcattacaatattattgttactatgtacaaatgTTCTCCTAGttatactcacttcactttgcatcagttgatATAAGTTTTCTCAGATTTTCTGAAACCACCCCCTCATtctttatagcacaatagcattccatcatcATTATATAATACAACTTGTCTAGTCATTCCACAATTTATAGGCATCCCTTcaacttctaattctttgcccaCCACAAAAATTACTGGCATAAATATTTGAGGAATTatgccctttccctttttctttcatctctttgggatacagacctagcagtggtattacTGAATCAAAAgtaatgcataattttatagttcATAGGACATAGATCCAAACTGTTCTCCCAAGTGATTAGACTAGTGAGCAACTGTAAGAGCCAAGTACACTTGAAACAagaaaacttgaaacaaggtgttaactcagtggaattgccGAGATAATGCTAGAGTaattctagttcacatatatctagtatataatgatataatcactctggCATATACTCAGTATAATgaaatgatgtaattgtaataggatataTAAGAACTGGGGACAGGCAGTCAGGAGGAAGTCAGATTCAAACTGTTGGGGGAGACTGGTTCAGACTGCTGAAGGAGACTGGTTTaagactgagactgggtcagactatgacagaaagctagcccaaacattataagcagctctaccaataatgcataaCTGTAcccatttttccacatcccctccaggatttgtcattttctttttctgttctgttaaccaatctgataaatgtgagatgctatttcagaattgttttaatttgcatatgtaaaatagtaatttagagcattttatttaactattgataccttatatttcttctgaaaattgactgttgatatcctttgatcatttataaatcaGTGAATCACTCATATTCTCAGTTCTCTCCATATTTGAggaaatgaggcttttttcaaagaattacttCAATTTacccccattttcttttttttttcttttcttattttgtctgtattggtttcgttcaaaaccttttaaattcatGTAGTCAAGATTATTCATTATAcctcccatagttctttctatctttttgttCATAAATGCTTCCTTTAGCCATAGATTTTACAGACAAATTTTTCCATGCTTccataatttgcttataatattactctctaaatctaaatcatatactaattttttttgatatacaATTTGAGATGCTGGTCTATGACAAATTTCTGCCAAACTTCTTTCCAAGAAAACGAACACTgattaagtatctgctatgtgccagacactatgctaagcattttctctttagatcttcacaacaatcttgaagAGTACGTGCTATCATGATCTccatttacagctgaggaaaatgaggtaatcAGAGACCAAGAGACTTGGTCAGGATTGCACAGCAAATATCTAAggtcaggtttgaattcaggtcttcttgactccagatccattaTTCTATCTATTGCATCACATAACCATCTCAATAGAGTAACAGACCAATTGAATTACACCACAATGATTACTGTGCCCAGAAGTCATCATGAAACCATAATCAACTGAGATTAACTGCCAAGCAGTCACTAAGAGTCAACATCAGTAATCACTATGAGATAATGGAAATTGGAAGCATGGAGATAATCCAACCAATGGGGATCAAGCCAACCACAGTAGTTAAATGACATCACTTTGCATCTTTGGTCTTACAGGGTGGAGGGTTTGAATTGCCCCTCCGTGTGGATATCCTTACATTGGTGTTCTAAGTATGCAACCTTCATATTTGATCCCTAGTTGTGACCATTCTCTATAATGATAGTGTGCATTTATGGGACAATATGCTCTAGCTTCATAATGGGAAGGAGAGCAAATGGAGatgttttattataacttttcttACTATGTTAGTTCATTAAGAGCCTTTGCTTTGAACAGATTACTCTCTAGTTAATTAGAGAAAAAATGGTTTTGAGTAGTGTGCAGAAtgacctttatcaaaaatatttttgaacattccATGTGGTAAAGAGGGGTGCCCCAGGTACAACAGATATTGGGGCCAAAAGTACTCtattgaaaacattttcttttatagataaggaaactaaatggCGGGGGGGAGTAAATAGTGACTCTACAAAGTCAAAGTGGCACAATTAAGACTAGAACCCAGATTTCTTGTTTTTTAGTCTTATGTTCTATCCAATTTATCATCTTATCTCCTAGCTCCCTAAAGACAGCTTCCAATATGAAGTCACAAAGTATAGTCACTGCATTGTAGTGTCTAACACCTCTCCTGGAGGGAGTTCTGAAGGAACTTTTGCTTTctcttgggaaagaaaaaagaaacaagaacagAAACTCTAACCTTCAGCTCCCAGACCTTGACAAGATTATCTGGTCCTGTCTCTGAATCTGATAACAATGTCCAGTGTATCCCTGACTTCTGCTTCATGCTGATATCTTAGGTTGATGATTTCTGATGAAGCTTTTAAGGGGAAACAAACTTATGAAATACCATCCACTTTGTTTTAAACCTTGTACATGATATGACAATTTGGGTTTGTGTTTTCCAGATTGTTTATCTCTGTCTGGCCCCAGTGAGGTGACTGGCATTGTAGGAAAATCCTTGATGGTGCAGTGTTCCTATGAAGAACAATACAAGACTAAACATAAATACTGGTGCAAAagctcattttatttcctctgtaATAATAATCAAGAATCAAGAGTTTTCATCAGAGACAATCGTGAAAATCTGACATTCACAATCACTATTAAAAACATCACTGAAGCTGATGCAGGAGAATATTATTGTGCGATTGACAAACCGTTATTGGATTCCACGTTCTCAGTTACTATAATTGTTTCTCCAGGTAAGAGAAATACTTCTCCCAGTATCCAGGGCTTATGGAAGCAAGAGTTATCCCCCATATCCTACCCCTacaattataatagtaaaatcagtCCATAATTAATTGATGGATTTCATCATAATGAATGTGAGTGCTTGGGTATAGATTTGTGCCTGTTTAATGTAAGTTGGGTATGAGTCCCAAAGTTCCCAAGGTCATTATCAATGAGATCCATATCTTCAGTGTATTCGCTACATTGGAATGACTAAGTCCTCTAGTTTCATTCTCTATTCCCTCATAGACATGAACTGAGTTAGGAAATTAACCCACAAGTGGCCTGTGGATCCCCTGGAACTGAATGAGAACCCACATCCATCCCAAAAGCCTGATGATCCCCTTGGccagggagaagggggaagggaatgtGATCTCTACTGTGGCCTGTAGCCTAATTATAACTAAGAATTAAGGACTGTTTCCTAACTCCAGCTCTTGTCCTGGTTTTTTATCTCCAAGAAATCCCAAACCAAACCCCAACCTCTCTGCAAACCCCAGGATCTAGCCACCTCCTGTACAAGGTGTTAAATCTTCTATTCTTGTAACTGTACACAATTCTGACATCTCCTTAGAGCTTTATCATTTTCAGGGTCTCCCCAAGTGTTATTTAATGCAGTACTTAGTTGTATaagtatcattatccccatttacaaGTGAGGAAGCTGAGTTTTAATGCGGTTAAGTTTCTTGCTCTAGATCATCaccacagctaataagcatcagaagcaagattcaaactcaggattCCTACTGCTCTTTCCAATGGTCACATTGGATCATATTGTAATGAAGTAACAAAGGGAAAGATTATTGAGACTTCTTTAAAAGCCTATGTCACTGGCCATTGCACCATGAGTGATACCTGCCAGACAGAGAGATCATTCCAACCACCTTCAAGGCTTCTCTGAAAACACTGTATTGACTTCTTCCCTACCATAACTTCCAGCTTCTCCCCCCTAAGTAACCCATCATTCAAGTGAGGGCTCTCTGTATAAGCCCTTTAATCTTCAACCCATCaggcaaagatttaaaaatacaaGGATATAGAACATTAAGATTTATCTAAGTGGTCTTTTACTTGTATCTAGCCAgcagttcttaatcttttttgtgtcctGGAACTCTTTGGCTGTCTGATAAAGACTGTGGGTCCCTTcttagtaatgtttttaaatgtataaaataaaattcacaggattatatcattttaaatatagctatcaaaataattctttagaattaagtCATAGAACCCTGATTAAGAACCATGATCTAGACATATTTATTTGTGGGGCTTGGCAAATGAGTGTCCCTCCTGCTCCAGCAGGTCTCATCCCCCACAGTCATTTGTCTGGTTGTTATCATGAATCACAAACgctatataaaatggaaatataaaagtCTTCTCATAATAAAAGACAAAGGGATAAAGTCTtggatttgatttgaattttcctttttctagaatCTACGGTGGTCCCAAATAGATATTCAACCACATCACCAACAAACAAAATAACgagcaaaaatgaaataggtGGAGAGAAGACTTCAAAAGAGATTAATGACATTATGCAACTCCCAAGGTAAGAATAAATTCATTATCTCTCCCCCAAATCATCCACTCTTCTGAATTCCCCTATTATTATTAAAGACACTCTCCTCTCAGTCCCCTAGGTTTGCAAACTTGACATCTATCTTACTTGACTCTTTATTCTCTTACACCACACATATAAGcaattgtcaaatcttgtcatttctgccTCCACAAAATTTCTTGCatactttcccttctcttcattcacaCAGCCTTGTTGGACTTTAgcacctctcacctggactactATAATAGTCTTCTAGTTGCTCTTTGTCTAATTAGATTCCTGGAttccctctccaattcatcctcccaAAAATGCCAAGGTATTTTTTCCTATAATGTAGTTTTGATCATGTCATTTCCTTGCTCAGGTAGCTAGCATGGCTCCATATTACCTTGAGAATCAAGTATTAAGTGTTCAGTTTGGCACCTGGACCTTGTGATGTCTTTCCAATGTCTTCATATTTTATCCCTTCACACTCAATGTTGCAGAGATGCAAGTCCACTTTCAATTACTTGAACATAATACTCTATATCCCTTCTTTGTACCTAAGCATTGGCTTCCCCCATTTTTGAAGTATTCTAccttctcacctctgcctctggACATCCCTTGGATTTTTCCAAGATTTAGTTCAAATAGTCCCTTCTATAAGAGCTTTCTCATGGTTCCCTCTTCTCCCATTACTCCCATTACCTTCCTTTTACTCTGTATCTTATTTACCCAGTTCTGAACATAAATGTACCCTCCACATTGGGACATGTAGTGGAGAGATTGTTGAACTGAGGCCTAAGAGAACAGGCTTTCACCCAAGCTTTGCCACTGTATAGCTATGTGATCTAAGAATCTAAGGcttggtttattttttcttcaaattgagtaaatttaaattaaagtccAAGTAAGAggtctttaagatcccttctacCTCTGACATTTTATGGTTTTGTgcctcaatcaatcaatcaatcaatgagaaTTGTTAAGTACTTacaccagacattgtgctaaaggctaaaaatacaaagacaaaaatattttttaaaaagtagtcattcaaagagacctaactgagtttcaattgataaatgacggacaaaagcagctacacccaaagaaagaacactgggaaacgaatgtgaactatctgcatttttgtttttcttcccgggttatttataccttctgaatccaattctccctatgcaacaagagaactgttcggttctgcaaacatatattgtatctaggatatactgcaatatatccaacatataaaggactgcttgctatctaggggagggggtggagggagggagggggaaaaaattggaacagaaacgagtgcaaaggataatgttgtaaaaaaaaaaattaccctggcatggattctgtcaatataaagtaattattaaataaaaatttaaaataaaataaaataaaataaaaaagtagtcaTTGTTCTTCAGGTGTTTACACTTAAATGCAGGACACAGCATGTAAATAATTGGGTAAATAAGATACAGAGTAAAAGGAAGGTAATGGGAGTAATGGGAGAAGAGGGAACCATGAGAAAGCTCTTATAGAAGGGACTATTTGAACTAAATCTTGGAAAAATCCAAGGGATGTccagaggcagaggtgagaaggTAGAATACTTCAAAAATGGGGGAAGCCAATGCTTAGGTATAAAGAAGGGATATAGAGTATTGTGTTCAAGTAATTGAAAGTGGACTTGCATCATTCTCTAAGTGTTGATCATCAGTCCATCTTTGGCAGGTCAATTTTCCAACTGCAGATAGGACATGGCATGTGTATCTCAACATGAAAGTAGGAAGGATAAAGAAAGGGATTAGATCATCAactattttggattttctttctttctgcagaTCTGGTGTTTTTGACAAGGCTGGAGTACTGCTCTTGATCCTgagtcttttaattattttattggtGGGAGCTTTGTGTTTGACTTGGAAAATGAGACAGAAGAAAGGTTTGTGTATCACCCtaaaacatgtatttttttcctagttttgttaattttttcaattaactagTATTTTTGTTTCTTAGTTCCTCCCCCTcatccattagaaaaaaaaattttaataaatatgtatagtcaaacaTAAAAAAACTGTTCCTATTGCTTATGTCCAGAAATGTGTGTCAATTAGTTACATTACCTTGCTGTCATGAGGTAGCATTCTTTATTACCAGTATTCTAAAATCATAATTGGTTAAAATCTTAAACCTAAAGATCAATTAATACAAATCTACCTAGTTCACACAAAATATCCCCTCTATCATTTCTCATTgatcaatagtattccattacattcatataccataattaattcattcaatacTCAATTATTTGGCTTAGATTCTGGTTTCTAGTTCGTCTCCACAAAACAaggtgatataaatatttttctatgcatatgatcttttcctccttctttggtAGCTTTGCTTTACAGGACAAGTAATGCTATCATTAGGTCAAAGCTCCTGCcgttttataacttttttcaaattgctttctagatctagtttatctttccctctctgttcCAACaggactttctctctctcctccttctttccttaggATGTATATCCTAGTAAACTACCTAAGCTCATCTGGGCTTCTCTGTATATTAATGGCTCAGGGTAAGGTGGAAGCTTTAACCATAGCCCCTCTCCACTTCTTAGGctctccaaaaagaaaaactcGAAACAAAAGCCATGGGGAGTTAGAACAGGAGTACTTATATTCAGAGAAGTATAGAAATAGATCTTCACTACTCTTCACATGGGTAATTTCCTGTCTGCTCTTACTTTCAAATACAGCAGCATTGTTCACATGTTCCAGTTACCCACTGTGTATTTTTGGCCTTTGGGGAAGATAGTAGTCCGTTTTCAGTAATCTGGTTCTCAGATTAAAgaagaattatttctttatttgataGCTAGACTATCATTTTTCTACAACTTCACTATTAATATATTACATAGAgatatttctactttattttagGGCACTGAATAGCCTGGACACTTTTCTCTAAAGCCCCAATGGTCTCATTTCTCCTTGTTTTGAAAAATCAGATCTCAGTAAAGCTGCTcatgtaaaaattaaattaggaatccatctcttccaggaagcctGACTAGACACCCTGCCCAGGTCTAGTCAGTCCAAACAATTCAGTAAATCCCACCCTCAACCCAAGACCAGCTCATTCTGCTCAGTGGTAGGAGTGGAGAGTGGGTTATAGGGCATAAGCTTGACTAGAAATATGAGGAATCAAGTAGGGTCCTCTATGATCTTTAATCAGATCTTTGTTTTTAACATGAACAGTGGCTAAGAGTCAggttttcaaagaaggaaaagaatatagtATGCATTGCTCAGGCCCTGAAGTTAAGACCCAGGAGACACCCCCAAGTGAAACATTGcaaaattttggatggaaaacaaaacaagaaatggtCATGTTTCTTCAAGGGTAaatttcccttgttttttttttcccccactcagTCCTGCTTCCCCTTTTAGATAATGTCTCTGCTTCTAAACTCATCTTTATTCTGTGGGCCAGGCTAATTGACTCTGAACAAGATTGTGCTCTCTTGGGctttaaaatctttaatattgGTCCTGAGGAGAATAGAATTGTTACATAAAAAAGACACTGaatgttctctctttctcctccaacatccatcatccTAACTCAGCTTATGCATCTTCCACGCTAACTATTCTCTGTGGTCTTGGAAATGACTCTATGACTCCtaatcattctttttccttttttagctcgTGAGAAATCCAAAGTGTTCCTGGACTCTGGTCAGGTAAGAGAAGCAATAGTCTGAGGGAAATTGA includes:
- the LOC127560038 gene encoding CMRF35-like molecule 8, which produces MSKQERLPLLLLFPLPSILLFLCPKDCLSLSGPSEVTGIVGKSLMVQCSYEEQYKTKHKYWCKSSFYFLCNNNQESRVFIRDNRENLTFTITIKNITEADAGEYYCAIDKPLLDSTFSVTIIVSPESTVVPNRYSTTSPTNKITSKNEIGGEKTSKEINDIMQLPRSGVFDKAGVLLLILSLLIILLVGALCLTWKMRQKKAREKSKVFLDSGQPINELCYKNLKLQERPSNQDPLIQSNPDIEHSTVIDDQDQSVTYSILNFPPDNQNIALETQKYLEEKTVYSTIKLT